Genomic segment of Wolbachia endosymbiont (group A) of Longitarsus flavicornis:
GGAAGGTAGAAAAGAAAGGGAAATTGAAGTTGCAAAAAATCTATTTAAAGCAGGGGTTTCTATTGATATCATAGCTCAAACTACTGGTCTTTCCATGAGTGAGATCAAAGAATTGCAGAATTAAGTGTGAATGGTTACGAAAAATATAAGTTTTTGCGATAAACGACATAGTGATGTATTTGTTGTTCAGCATGTCAGTGGAATATTTTCTGAAAAATTTCCACATAACTCTTTCAGATTTCATAATATCTCTTGCCACTCATCTGAACAGATACCCATTTTGGAGGGATACCAATAATAGTTGTGAGCGGCTAGTCCACAAGCATAACACGCTCACGAAACTTTAATGCGATAGCTTGGTTTCTACTGAAAGACAGCATTATGCCAAGTGCGATGCTCGAAGATAAAAGAGAAGAACCACCATAGCTAAGTAACGGCAGGGTTATGCCGGTGGTTGGAAAAACACTCAATGTTACCCCTATGTTTATTATGAATTGTGTGATGAATTGAATTGAGATACCGAGAATCACCAACAGATTAAATAATTCATTTTCCCTATATGCAACGTAAAGCAAGCGGGCGGAAATGATGCCAAATAACATCAATGTGGCTAAGCACGTAATCAAACCAAATTCTTCTGCTAAAACAGAAAACACAAAATCTGTATGACAATCAGGAAGAGAGGCTTTTATGCTACCTTCACCAGGTCCAACCCCAGTTAATTGACCTCTTTTGAATGCTTCTAATGATTTTGTGACTTGAAAGTTATCGCGCTGCGTAAAAAAGACAAAATTGTAAATCCTTTGCTTTATATGTGGGAGGCATAAGTAAGCTATTGTAGTTCCAGTTGTGGCCATTCCTATTATGCATAGAAAGTATAAAAATGGTATACATGCAATAAACATTTGACCAATAAAAGAATATGTTAAAAGCATGGACATACTGAAATCAGGTTGCAAAAGTAACAACACAAAAACTAACAGAAATATTATGATTGATATGTGTATTTTAAACTTCATTTCGCTGGCCAAGATACTAGCTATAACAACAGAAAAAAATGGCCTTACGAACTCAGATGGTTGAACTGAAATTTTGACAATATGTAACCATCGTTTCGCACCTTTTACCTCTATACCAAGTATTATCGCAGTTGCTACTAGAATAGTAAATAAAGCGAAACCTGCGAATGAGAGGTTAAGTATAGTTCTTGTGTTGAGAAAAGAAAATGTCACCAAGGTAATTAGTGACAGGACTATATAAATTGTATGGCGCCGTATAAAATAATCCTGTGGTAGAGAAAGACGCTGCGCAATTACAGGGCTTGCTGAATAAACAAGAATGAAGCTTATAGTGAGCAAAAAAAACACTGGAAGGATGAGATAATAATCCAGCGTTCTATACCAGAGTTTAATATTCATTTTGTTCCAATGTGTAATGCCACTATTCCATAGCTCATATTATGAAACTCAACATTCTTAAAGCCTACCTCTTCAATTTCCATTTTAAAATCAGCCTGAGTTGGAAACTCTCTAATGCTCTTCACTAAATATTCATAAGAACTCTTGTCTTTAGCAACTATGCTGCCAATTTTAGGAATTACTTTAAATGAATATAAGTCATAAAGTTTGGTAAATATCTCATTTTGATAGTGCATAGGGGCAAATTCTAAGCAGATAAATTTCCCATGTGGTTTTAATACCCTGTGCGCCTCATTTAAAGCCTTCTTGCGGTCAGAAACATTTCGAATGCCAAAAGCTATTGTGCAATAATCAAATTCGGAGTCTTCAAATGGTAAACTTTCTGCACTTGCACATACCCAATCAAAATTAATTTGGTTTGAATTTATAGCTTTATCACGTCCTCTGTTTAGCATGTTTTGATTTATATCGCATACTGTAACCTTAGCACTTGGCTCTTTTCTTACTATTCTTATTGCTATATCTCCAGTTCCTCCAGCAACATCTAAAACCTTAGAGTTTTTTGTAAAATGCACACTATTTACCATCTTATCTTTCCATAATCTGTGCATTCCGAGGCTCATTATATCATTCATGGTGTCGTAGCGACTTGCTACGGAGTCGAATACCTCTTTAACTAATTGTGATTTCTTCTCGATTTTTATAGTAGACATTACGTAAAGTCGCTCAACTCCTTTATAATTAGTAAAAATTAATTTGAATTAACACAAATGTCAACGGCAGGCCTTGAGCCTGTTAAAATCTTCTTCAGCGTGGTATGATGACCGAGTTAGTGGGCTTGATGCAACCACTAAGAAACCTTTGGAGTAAGCAATATATTTATAATGCTCAAACTCTTCTGGGGTAACATACCTATCAAGTTTTGCATGTTTTGGAGTTGGTTGTAGATATTGACCAATTGTAATAAAATCAACCTCAGCACTACGCAAATCGTCCATAACCTGAAATATTTCCTCTTTTGTTTCTCCAAGACCAACCATAAGCCCTGACTTTGTGAAAACTTTAGGATTAATCTGCTTTACCATCTTCAACAAATATAGTGAATGAAAATAGCGAGCTCGTGGTCTTATTTTTGCATACAATCTCGGCACTGTTTCAATATTGTGGTTATAGACATCAGGTGATGCAACAGCAATTG
This window contains:
- a CDS encoding FtsW/RodA/SpoVE family cell cycle protein, encoding MNIKLWYRTLDYYLILPVFFLLTISFILVYSASPVIAQRLSLPQDYFIRRHTIYIVLSLITLVTFSFLNTRTILNLSFAGFALFTILVATAIILGIEVKGAKRWLHIVKISVQPSEFVRPFFSVVIASILASEMKFKIHISIIIFLLVFVLLLLQPDFSMSMLLTYSFIGQMFIACIPFLYFLCIIGMATTGTTIAYLCLPHIKQRIYNFVFFTQRDNFQVTKSLEAFKRGQLTGVGPGEGSIKASLPDCHTDFVFSVLAEEFGLITCLATLMLFGIISARLLYVAYRENELFNLLVILGISIQFITQFIINIGVTLSVFPTTGITLPLLSYGGSSLLSSSIALGIMLSFSRNQAIALKFRERVMLVD
- the ubiE gene encoding bifunctional demethylmenaquinone methyltransferase/2-methoxy-6-polyprenyl-1,4-benzoquinol methylase UbiE encodes the protein MSTIKIEKKSQLVKEVFDSVASRYDTMNDIMSLGMHRLWKDKMVNSVHFTKNSKVLDVAGGTGDIAIRIVRKEPSAKVTVCDINQNMLNRGRDKAINSNQINFDWVCASAESLPFEDSEFDYCTIAFGIRNVSDRKKALNEAHRVLKPHGKFICLEFAPMHYQNEIFTKLYDLYSFKVIPKIGSIVAKDKSSYEYLVKSIREFPTQADFKMEIEEVGFKNVEFHNMSYGIVALHIGTK